Proteins co-encoded in one Methanosarcinales archaeon Met12 genomic window:
- a CDS encoding proton-conducting transporter membrane subunit, with protein MTEKVVEMTSVVTSVIPAWAVLFPLVGALLVYIAGRKSEKVRDILAVAITTITFGLVVSMHPIVSAGSTIEYTIPSFLYGLNFYVDGTGLLLAVVTSFIWMIATLYSVGPGYMSHEHARNRFYVFMLLTLGANLGVLLTGDLFSLFIFFEMMALTSYVLVIHTETPEAMKAGRKFLFLSVIGGLFLLMGIFLIYHFTGTLMISPLMQEMAGLGWLKYLIAALMVIGFGVKAGIVPLHVWLPEAHPVAPSPASALLSGVMIKAGAYGILRTVGMIFTPANDVVAYATEHAPVLWSTTQAIGYGVIWIGIITMFIGVCLALIQENSKRMLAYLSISSMGFIVMGIGCAAYLGYEGAMGFAGATSYILSHALFKALLFLAVGAVYFRTHELNMYKLGGLWRNMPITAICCFIAVMGISGIPGFNGYASKVLLYYSIVEAYELHGDGLLYLAPIIFKVTSAGVICAAMKMFIFTFLGKRSEKYKDVKPVPLSMQVAMLAMAAMILLIGIRPDLMMQMFITPAMGVYTYSAYNVEYIAKYGYDAAKFFTLTSIQGVGGKMLMAGVIFIVGIRAGWFHLQPPLWIGPNYWYEKTASSFVWFCKNPVSTFATYVDMAFAKIVTGLIWACKCTYAMVVYGIDRLSMAAEKASRRAKERAERIERGDTTVDVRSIDFAIFLIAVMLSIFLVYMALVHLLGVS; from the coding sequence ATGACAGAGAAAGTTGTTGAGATGACGAGCGTGGTGACATCGGTTATTCCAGCATGGGCGGTACTGTTTCCTTTGGTAGGGGCGCTTCTTGTATACATTGCTGGCAGAAAATCTGAGAAGGTCAGAGATATTTTAGCAGTGGCGATAACCACCATCACGTTTGGGTTAGTAGTTTCAATGCATCCAATTGTGTCCGCCGGGAGCACAATCGAATATACTATCCCATCTTTCCTCTATGGGTTGAATTTCTATGTAGATGGTACTGGCTTGTTGTTAGCCGTGGTAACGTCCTTCATCTGGATGATAGCCACGCTCTACTCAGTGGGGCCGGGCTACATGAGCCATGAGCATGCGAGGAATAGATTTTACGTATTTATGTTGCTCACCTTAGGTGCCAACCTTGGCGTTCTTCTAACAGGCGATCTGTTCAGTTTATTCATATTCTTCGAGATGATGGCGCTTACATCGTATGTATTGGTCATACACACGGAGACGCCTGAGGCGATGAAGGCGGGCAGGAAGTTTCTGTTCCTGAGCGTTATCGGAGGGCTGTTCCTGCTCATGGGAATCTTCCTGATATATCACTTTACTGGAACGTTGATGATTTCGCCGCTGATGCAGGAGATGGCAGGTCTTGGGTGGCTGAAATATTTAATAGCAGCGCTCATGGTCATAGGCTTCGGCGTGAAGGCGGGCATAGTGCCTTTGCATGTATGGTTGCCAGAGGCGCACCCAGTAGCACCCTCTCCAGCGAGCGCCCTGCTTTCAGGTGTGATGATTAAGGCGGGTGCATATGGCATACTCAGGACGGTTGGCATGATTTTCACACCAGCTAATGATGTCGTGGCATATGCAACTGAGCATGCCCCGGTGCTCTGGAGCACCACTCAGGCCATTGGATATGGAGTTATATGGATCGGCATCATCACGATGTTCATCGGCGTGTGCTTAGCGTTGATACAGGAGAACTCAAAGCGAATGCTGGCATATCTGTCAATCAGCAGTATGGGATTCATCGTGATGGGTATTGGGTGTGCGGCATATCTCGGGTACGAGGGCGCAATGGGATTTGCTGGCGCCACATCTTACATACTAAGTCATGCACTGTTCAAGGCGTTGTTGTTCTTGGCAGTGGGAGCGGTCTATTTCAGGACGCATGAACTGAACATGTATAAGCTGGGCGGACTGTGGAGGAACATGCCTATCACCGCGATATGCTGTTTCATTGCGGTCATGGGCATATCGGGCATACCAGGATTCAATGGATATGCAAGCAAGGTTTTGCTGTATTATTCGATAGTGGAGGCATATGAACTTCATGGCGACGGCTTGTTGTATCTTGCACCAATCATATTCAAGGTGACGTCTGCAGGAGTTATCTGTGCAGCCATGAAAATGTTCATATTTACATTCCTTGGCAAGAGGTCAGAGAAATATAAAGACGTTAAGCCAGTTCCATTGTCAATGCAGGTCGCAATGCTCGCTATGGCGGCCATGATATTACTGATAGGCATAAGACCTGACCTGATGATGCAAATGTTTATAACTCCGGCGATGGGCGTTTACACTTATTCTGCATACAATGTAGAATATATCGCGAAGTATGGATACGATGCAGCCAAGTTTTTCACGCTCACAAGCATACAGGGTGTGGGCGGCAAAATGCTGATGGCCGGCGTGATATTTATAGTAGGGATAAGGGCTGGCTGGTTCCATCTACAACCGCCGCTCTGGATTGGCCCTAATTACTGGTATGAGAAAACAGCATCAAGCTTCGTATGGTTCTGCAAGAATCCCGTCTCAACATTTGCCACTTATGTGGATATGGCTTTTGCAAAGATAGTAACTGGCTTGATTTGGGCATGTAAATGCACATATGCGATGGTGGTATATGGGATAGATAGGTTATCCATGGCAGCTGAAAAGGCGTCCAGGCGCGCCAAGGAGAGGGCGGAGAGGATAGAGCGCGGAGACACCACAGTGGACGTCAGAAGCATAGATTTCGCTATATTCCTCATAGCAGTGATGCTATCGATATTTCTCGTGTATATGGCACTGGTGCATCTTCTGGGAGTCTCTTGA
- a CDS encoding V-type ATP synthase subunit D, translated as MSRDIISGVRPTRMELLKLRKRKVLAKKGHDLLEEKRDALIMEFFKMIEEYRKHRVELEEYIKEAFETLIEAQMVIGRNGVQESSYSVTEMVDVQMNVRNIMGVRVPVIMEPPLLRGRGSRERGYGYVSTSAKLDEASDGFERVLRHILRLAEEETSIRKLAQEIEKTKRRVNALENILIPRLQSTQNYIEMHLEELGREDFFRRKRIKALLEVC; from the coding sequence TTGAGCAGGGACATCATCAGTGGCGTCAGGCCAACGAGGATGGAGCTTCTAAAGCTAAGAAAGAGAAAAGTGCTTGCCAAGAAAGGGCATGATTTACTCGAAGAGAAGCGGGATGCCCTGATTATGGAATTCTTCAAGATGATAGAGGAATATAGGAAGCACAGAGTCGAATTGGAAGAATACATCAAAGAAGCATTTGAAACGTTGATCGAGGCACAAATGGTGATCGGGCGCAATGGCGTCCAAGAGAGTTCGTATTCGGTCACCGAAATGGTCGACGTCCAGATGAATGTGCGGAACATAATGGGCGTGAGGGTTCCAGTAATTATGGAGCCCCCTCTATTAAGGGGGAGAGGGAGCAGAGAACGCGGATATGGCTACGTTAGCACGTCAGCCAAGTTGGATGAGGCATCTGACGGATTTGAGAGGGTTTTGAGACACATTCTACGGCTGGCAGAGGAGGAGACTTCGATAAGAAAACTGGCGCAGGAGATAGAGAAAACAAAGAGAAGGGTTAATGCGCTTGAAAATATTTTGATTCCACGTCTCCAGTCGACGCAAAACTATATCGAGATGCACCTCGAAGAGCTGGGACGAGAGGATTTCTTCAGAAGAAAGAGAATCAAGGCATTGTTAGAGGTATGTTGA
- a CDS encoding V-type ATP synthase subunit B, with translation MSSIHSSREYTTVTEVSGPLMIVEGVSGVAYGEVVEIKTPSGERRRGQVLETRTNLAVIQVFEGTHDLDADKTSVRFTGETMKLPVSGEMLGRIFDGTGNPIDGGAAIIPEKVLDIHGYPINPVAREFPRDFIETGISTIDGMNTLVRGQKLPIFSGAGLPHNILAAQIARQAKTLGKKEEFAVVFAAMGITHEEANFFIKDFEETGALERAVIFLNLADDPAIERIITPRLALTTAEFLAFEKDMHVLVILTDLTNYCEALREIAAAREEVPGRRGYPGYMYTDLASIYERAGRIKGKKGSITQMPMLTMPDDDITHPIPDLTGYITEGQIVLSRDLHRTGIYPPINVLPCLSRLMQGGIGEGRTREDHADVNDQLYSAYAEGRKLRNLVAVIGEEALTDTDRKYLMFADRFEREFVQQEKVYADRSIEKTLEIAWDLLSMFPESELKRVDVEMIKKYHPKYSGGKT, from the coding sequence ATGTCTTCAATTCACAGCAGCAGAGAATACACGACCGTAACAGAAGTAAGTGGACCGTTAATGATAGTAGAGGGCGTATCTGGCGTAGCATATGGAGAGGTCGTTGAAATCAAGACCCCATCTGGAGAGAGGAGACGGGGGCAGGTACTCGAAACAAGAACGAATTTGGCAGTCATCCAAGTATTTGAGGGCACGCACGATCTCGACGCCGACAAGACATCAGTTCGATTCACCGGAGAGACCATGAAGCTCCCAGTATCCGGAGAGATGCTCGGGCGAATTTTTGATGGCACTGGAAATCCTATCGATGGAGGAGCAGCCATCATTCCTGAAAAGGTGCTAGATATACATGGATATCCAATCAATCCAGTAGCACGAGAGTTTCCAAGGGACTTCATCGAAACAGGAATCTCGACTATCGACGGGATGAATACGCTGGTCAGAGGGCAAAAACTTCCAATATTCTCCGGCGCCGGTTTGCCGCATAATATTCTGGCGGCACAGATAGCAAGACAGGCAAAGACTCTCGGAAAAAAGGAGGAATTCGCAGTCGTATTCGCAGCGATGGGAATCACCCATGAAGAGGCGAACTTCTTTATCAAAGATTTCGAAGAGACTGGAGCGCTGGAACGGGCTGTGATTTTCCTGAACCTCGCTGACGATCCAGCTATCGAGCGAATTATCACTCCAAGACTGGCGCTTACTACGGCGGAGTTCTTGGCATTTGAGAAAGATATGCACGTGCTGGTGATTCTGACCGATTTAACAAACTATTGCGAGGCACTTCGAGAAATCGCTGCTGCCAGAGAGGAAGTACCAGGACGAAGAGGTTACCCTGGTTACATGTACACCGATTTAGCATCAATCTATGAAAGGGCTGGCAGGATAAAAGGGAAGAAAGGGTCGATCACCCAGATGCCGATGTTGACCATGCCAGACGACGACATAACGCACCCGATTCCTGACCTGACAGGCTATATCACGGAGGGGCAGATAGTATTATCAAGGGACCTTCATAGAACAGGAATATATCCACCTATCAACGTTCTTCCCTGCCTATCACGGTTGATGCAGGGAGGAATCGGAGAGGGTAGGACCCGGGAAGACCATGCTGATGTAAACGACCAGCTTTATTCCGCTTATGCCGAGGGGCGAAAATTGCGGAATCTGGTCGCAGTTATAGGAGAGGAGGCCCTGACAGACACTGATAGAAAATATCTCATGTTCGCTGATCGCTTTGAACGAGAATTCGTGCAACAGGAAAAAGTATATGCAGACAGATCGATCGAAAAGACGCTTGAAATCGCCTGGGACCTGCTGTCGATGTTTCCAGAATCTGAATTGAAGAGAGTCGACGTCGAGATGATAAAGAAATATCATCCCAAATACAGTGGTGGCAAGACTTGA
- a CDS encoding ATP synthase subunit A, translating to MMREGVIIKITGPVVLAEKMKGSKMYELVRVGNEQLVGEIIKLEEDVATIQVYEETVGVVPGEPVVRTGMPLSVELGPGLLGKIYDGIQRPLELIKIQTGDYIERGSDVPAIERDVKWEFVPTVKKGEKVNPGDVIGTVPETKTITHRVLVPPGTAGGLIEIVPKGKYTIADTIAKIETDEGIKDIQMLQKWPVRIARPYVKKLNPMIPLTTGQRVIDTLFPIAKGGTAAIPGPFGSGKTVVQQLLAKWVNADIIVYIGCGERGNEMADVLREFPELVDPTTGEPLMKRTILIANTSNMPVAARDASVYTGMTMAEYYRDMGYDVALMADSTSRWAEAMREISGRLEEMPGEEGFPAYLASRLADFYERSGRVVVNGKEKAVGSISVIGAVSPPGGDFSEPVTQNTLRIVKVFWALDADLANKRHFPAINWLQSYSLYSDQVKHWWHEQIGTEWGKMRNEVMNLLQKESELEEIVQLVGPDALPESDQVILEGAKTIREAFLVQNAFHKVDTYCPGKKQYEMMRIMLKFNELSLKKVKDGIPAEMVKAMPIKDQLARMSTVPDAEYQKHFEEIEKNMESQFKKIGE from the coding sequence ATGATGAGAGAAGGCGTTATCATCAAGATCACAGGACCGGTCGTTTTGGCTGAGAAGATGAAAGGCTCAAAGATGTATGAACTGGTCAGAGTCGGAAATGAGCAGTTAGTCGGAGAGATAATCAAATTAGAAGAAGATGTGGCGACGATACAAGTATACGAAGAAACAGTAGGCGTTGTGCCTGGCGAACCTGTTGTACGGACTGGTATGCCATTATCAGTCGAATTGGGTCCTGGACTTCTCGGAAAAATCTATGACGGCATTCAGCGCCCGTTAGAGTTAATCAAAATACAGACAGGAGATTATATAGAACGGGGCAGCGATGTACCGGCAATTGAGCGAGATGTCAAGTGGGAATTCGTGCCGACCGTCAAAAAAGGAGAGAAAGTAAACCCCGGAGACGTGATAGGAACCGTTCCAGAAACGAAAACTATCACTCATCGGGTACTTGTTCCGCCCGGGACCGCGGGGGGACTTATCGAGATAGTCCCAAAGGGCAAATATACGATCGCTGATACGATAGCGAAGATAGAAACCGATGAAGGCATTAAGGATATCCAGATGTTGCAGAAATGGCCAGTCAGAATTGCGCGACCCTACGTTAAAAAGCTTAACCCCATGATTCCGCTGACCACTGGCCAGAGAGTCATCGATACGCTTTTCCCTATTGCAAAAGGCGGGACCGCCGCAATCCCTGGCCCATTTGGCTCTGGTAAGACCGTGGTGCAACAATTACTGGCAAAATGGGTAAATGCAGATATAATCGTCTACATCGGGTGCGGTGAACGTGGAAATGAAATGGCAGATGTTCTAAGAGAATTTCCAGAACTCGTAGACCCAACAACTGGTGAGCCTTTGATGAAGAGGACCATACTCATCGCAAACACCAGTAATATGCCCGTAGCCGCGCGAGATGCGAGCGTATACACTGGAATGACGATGGCAGAATATTACAGAGATATGGGATACGATGTCGCATTGATGGCGGATTCGACGTCCAGATGGGCAGAAGCAATGCGAGAAATCTCCGGGAGGCTCGAAGAAATGCCTGGTGAGGAAGGATTCCCAGCATATCTGGCTTCACGGCTGGCGGATTTCTATGAACGGTCTGGGCGCGTCGTGGTAAATGGCAAAGAGAAGGCGGTAGGGTCAATTTCAGTAATCGGGGCGGTAAGCCCGCCCGGCGGAGACTTTTCAGAGCCGGTTACCCAGAACACCCTTCGAATCGTGAAGGTATTCTGGGCATTGGATGCAGACCTGGCAAATAAACGTCACTTCCCTGCAATCAACTGGCTCCAGTCGTATTCGCTCTACTCTGACCAGGTCAAACATTGGTGGCACGAACAAATAGGGACAGAGTGGGGAAAGATGAGGAACGAGGTGATGAACCTGCTCCAGAAAGAAAGCGAACTGGAGGAAATCGTACAATTGGTAGGGCCGGATGCTCTACCTGAAAGTGACCAGGTTATTCTGGAGGGGGCAAAGACCATCAGAGAAGCCTTCCTTGTGCAAAATGCATTCCATAAGGTTGATACTTATTGTCCAGGTAAAAAACAATATGAGATGATGAGAATCATGTTAAAATTCAATGAGCTTTCATTAAAGAAGGTCAAAGATGGCATCCCAGCCGAGATGGTCAAGGCGATGCCCATAAAAGACCAGTTGGCCAGAATGAGCACGGTCCCAGATGCAGAATACCAGAAGCATTTTGAGGAGATTGAAAAGAATATGGAGTCTCAGTTTAAAAAGATAGGAGAGTAG
- a CDS encoding V-type ATP synthase subunit F, which yields MKVAVIGDMNMVMGFALTGVRKTKIVDTPMETEEALKQFIEDAEVGIIILLDRLAEEIRSFVTDIQERKTVYPIIIEMPGKDGPTKREDPINKLIRRAVGIDIKSRGIQP from the coding sequence ATGAAAGTAGCTGTGATAGGAGATATGAATATGGTGATGGGCTTTGCGTTGACAGGAGTGAGAAAAACAAAAATTGTCGATACGCCCATGGAAACAGAGGAGGCGCTGAAACAATTTATTGAAGATGCAGAGGTCGGAATAATAATACTTTTAGACCGTTTAGCAGAGGAGATTCGGTCATTTGTAACCGATATTCAAGAGAGAAAAACCGTTTACCCGATAATAATCGAAATGCCTGGGAAAGATGGCCCAACTAAAAGAGAAGACCCCATAAACAAATTGATTCGAAGGGCAGTGGGCATAGACATAAAAAGCAGAGGTATACAACCATGA
- a CDS encoding V-type ATPase subunit: MQELFELTEQFNRMFGITSIEFIAYAMAIIFLVAIGIATAQGYFKMILDIAYFAYPTARVKAVGNPYIRSDRVRELLESKSASEVMDKIMELGYKIDVSGDVDKIERALNATHLKECENIVHTAPEGVKPFFKAYLMLLETEQLKIAIRAKKMGLPPEEIEKKLIPTGIITPALIRSMADADGVEDAVLMLQNTPYGKPLSDVLPDYAEMRSVLPLELALDKFVFQQLHNSKQHVDVGMVEPINKFIGVYADVANIKMTLRAKKDEIEAETMQKYILSGGRELSEASLKQISEYKNVMEIVTQLEGTAYMSSIEKAIPEYEETKSIYPFEAALDRFLLSSASFLATAYHLGAGPLIKFIVAKRYEIRNIRAVIRGISEGVPLEKMKKIVVCEGSI, translated from the coding sequence TTGCAGGAACTATTCGAACTGACCGAGCAATTCAATAGGATGTTTGGCATAACGTCGATTGAGTTTATAGCCTATGCAATGGCGATAATATTTCTGGTCGCTATCGGAATAGCGACAGCCCAGGGTTATTTTAAAATGATATTGGACATTGCGTATTTTGCCTATCCAACTGCCAGGGTTAAGGCGGTAGGAAACCCATATATTCGGTCTGATAGGGTACGTGAACTTTTGGAGTCAAAAAGTGCGTCTGAAGTTATGGATAAAATTATGGAGTTGGGGTATAAAATCGATGTAAGTGGCGATGTTGACAAAATCGAGAGAGCATTGAATGCCACACACCTCAAGGAATGCGAGAATATCGTACATACGGCGCCAGAAGGTGTAAAACCATTTTTCAAAGCATATCTAATGCTGCTGGAAACAGAGCAATTGAAAATTGCCATAAGGGCCAAGAAGATGGGGTTGCCGCCGGAAGAAATTGAAAAGAAACTAATTCCGACAGGCATTATAACTCCTGCATTGATAAGGAGTATGGCAGACGCGGATGGTGTTGAAGACGCTGTCCTGATGTTACAGAACACCCCATATGGAAAGCCGCTCTCAGACGTCCTTCCTGACTATGCCGAGATGAGGTCAGTGCTGCCCCTTGAACTGGCACTGGATAAATTCGTGTTTCAACAGCTTCACAATTCAAAACAGCACGTAGATGTGGGCATGGTCGAACCGATAAACAAATTCATTGGGGTGTATGCAGACGTGGCCAATATAAAGATGACATTGAGGGCTAAAAAGGATGAAATTGAAGCCGAGACGATGCAGAAATATATATTATCAGGGGGGCGGGAGCTTTCAGAAGCGAGTCTTAAACAAATTTCTGAATATAAAAATGTGATGGAAATCGTCACTCAACTTGAAGGGACGGCATATATGTCCTCAATAGAAAAAGCCATTCCAGAATATGAGGAGACTAAGAGCATCTATCCATTTGAGGCCGCCCTCGATAGATTCTTATTGAGCTCTGCATCATTCCTCGCTACAGCATATCATCTTGGTGCTGGACCGCTCATCAAATTTATAGTAGCCAAACGATATGAGATTCGAAATATCAGAGCGGTGATTCGCGGCATCAGCGAGGGTGTGCCGCTGGAAAAAATGAAAAAAATTGTGGTGTGTGAGGGAAGCATATGA
- a CDS encoding V-type ATP synthase subunit E: protein MGIDKIIAKIKSDANAEVQRIEVEAKQEVDKILAEADKKGKQEYANIVERGKRDIEAIGNRIKSGARMGARRITMEARGQGISQCFTEAVKSLNCDKTKKYETVLKRLVVDGIEVIGLDEVIIMSAERDHAIVKKVVSSMSDKVVMGKESIDAIGGVIIKSSSGDVTVNNTFEAILERQKNDLRYGVSKILYEVT, encoded by the coding sequence ATGGGTATTGATAAAATCATAGCAAAGATTAAAAGCGATGCAAATGCAGAGGTGCAACGTATCGAGGTGGAAGCAAAGCAGGAAGTGGATAAAATCCTGGCAGAAGCCGATAAAAAAGGAAAACAGGAGTATGCCAACATCGTCGAGAGAGGTAAGAGAGATATCGAAGCCATCGGTAACCGAATAAAATCAGGGGCTAGAATGGGTGCTCGTCGAATTACTATGGAGGCAAGGGGCCAGGGCATTTCTCAGTGCTTCACAGAGGCTGTAAAGAGCTTGAATTGCGACAAGACCAAAAAATATGAAACGGTGCTGAAAAGACTGGTAGTGGATGGCATTGAAGTGATAGGTCTCGATGAAGTTATCATCATGTCAGCTGAGAGAGACCATGCTATCGTCAAGAAGGTCGTTTCCAGTATGTCGGACAAAGTGGTGATGGGGAAAGAAAGCATAGATGCCATCGGAGGAGTCATCATCAAATCAAGCTCTGGAGATGTGACCGTGAACAACACCTTTGAGGCCATATTAGAGCGGCAAAAAAACGACCTCAGATATGGAGTATCCAAGATATTATATGAGGTGACCTAA
- a CDS encoding V-type ATP synthase subunit I — protein MLFPAEMKSATMIMHRAYQEELIFALHEAGIMEITSIRDSKSGVGDILEQEETHPKMGKCTEYKLRVDRILGALEEVREDKTSILRELFRPTPIIKTPVKRRNVDRLLDETESIFEEVEDAISIKSELSTIEEGIDSFMMQRNSIELLKPFDFDLSYMGESKYLYIVAGTVELKNYDRFIENIDKVGIDTLLLKEKIDDERYITIIATLSENKEKLDDALRGHIFDEVKIGHFEGKPLEVIEGINEELKQLKAHKDELLKKLKKMDEKWGRKLLTLQEELEIEKERMACPSKFGRTRDAIVIEGWVASKDVDELKGLCDRTTDGHVFCELKAASATPTEIPIKYDNPRWLKPFEFLTTMFGRPKYDEIDPTIFIAPILVLFFGFMLGDVAYGLLIIAIGYMLYQGVGKVSNSMHDMSIVLMTIGASAAVFGVWQGGYFGDFLPFFLGINPPFVLLDPLKNPVAVLQIALVIGIIHINLGLLIAAYQNIRRKNYRDILHGQIAWFIIQPCAAILIFSFFGWAAIESQLITAAGVGSIIGMALILIKQGPLGLFGFTGFLGDWLSYARILALALATFGIAMTVNILTKMVADIHPVMIIMAALVFVVGQTFNFALQSLGAFIHSLRLQYVEFFGKFYVGGGKEFIPFGVMRRYTELIDEKGRNLDD, from the coding sequence GTGCTTTTTCCTGCTGAGATGAAGAGCGCAACGATGATCATGCATCGGGCGTATCAAGAAGAGCTCATTTTTGCCCTTCATGAAGCAGGAATCATGGAAATTACAAGTATACGGGATTCGAAGAGCGGTGTCGGCGACATTTTAGAGCAGGAGGAGACGCATCCCAAAATGGGAAAGTGCACAGAATATAAACTGAGGGTCGACCGTATTCTTGGTGCATTAGAGGAAGTTCGAGAGGACAAAACGAGCATATTGAGGGAATTGTTCCGCCCCACGCCCATCATTAAAACCCCCGTAAAGAGGAGAAATGTCGATCGGCTGCTCGATGAAACTGAGAGTATTTTTGAGGAAGTGGAGGATGCCATCAGCATTAAGAGCGAGCTGTCCACTATAGAGGAGGGCATCGATTCGTTTATGATGCAGCGGAATTCCATCGAGCTGTTAAAGCCGTTTGATTTTGACCTCAGCTATATGGGTGAATCAAAATACCTGTATATCGTCGCAGGGACGGTTGAACTGAAGAACTATGACAGGTTTATAGAAAATATCGATAAGGTGGGCATCGATACTTTATTGCTCAAGGAGAAGATTGATGATGAGCGTTATATAACAATCATCGCAACGCTTTCCGAAAACAAGGAGAAGCTGGACGATGCCTTGAGAGGGCATATCTTCGACGAGGTCAAAATTGGGCATTTTGAGGGCAAGCCTCTCGAGGTCATCGAAGGGATAAATGAAGAGCTGAAACAACTCAAAGCCCATAAGGATGAATTGCTCAAAAAACTTAAAAAAATGGACGAAAAGTGGGGTCGGAAACTCTTGACCCTGCAAGAGGAATTGGAAATCGAAAAAGAGCGAATGGCGTGTCCATCAAAGTTCGGCAGGACCAGAGATGCCATCGTTATCGAGGGGTGGGTTGCCTCCAAAGACGTCGACGAACTGAAAGGTCTTTGTGACAGGACGACGGATGGGCATGTTTTTTGTGAATTAAAAGCAGCATCTGCAACGCCGACTGAGATTCCAATTAAATATGATAACCCACGATGGTTAAAGCCATTTGAGTTTCTGACGACGATGTTTGGCCGTCCAAAGTATGATGAAATCGACCCCACCATTTTTATTGCCCCCATATTAGTATTGTTTTTTGGATTTATGCTTGGCGACGTGGCCTACGGACTGTTGATCATCGCAATCGGATACATGCTGTATCAAGGTGTGGGAAAGGTCAGCAATTCGATGCACGATATGAGCATCGTCTTGATGACGATTGGCGCATCGGCAGCCGTGTTTGGAGTCTGGCAGGGAGGATATTTTGGGGACTTTCTCCCGTTCTTCTTAGGCATAAACCCTCCATTCGTATTGTTAGATCCATTGAAGAACCCAGTAGCAGTTCTTCAGATTGCCCTGGTAATAGGCATAATCCATATCAATCTGGGCCTGCTTATAGCGGCTTACCAGAATATACGAAGGAAAAACTACCGAGATATATTGCATGGCCAAATTGCATGGTTCATTATCCAGCCATGTGCTGCCATCTTGATTTTCAGTTTCTTTGGATGGGCAGCGATAGAATCGCAGCTAATAACGGCTGCTGGCGTCGGAAGTATAATCGGAATGGCTTTGATTCTCATAAAACAGGGCCCGCTTGGGTTATTCGGCTTCACTGGATTTCTGGGCGACTGGTTGTCATATGCCAGGATTCTGGCACTGGCACTGGCTACATTCGGCATAGCGATGACCGTGAACATTTTAACCAAGATGGTCGCAGATATACACCCGGTGATGATAATCATGGCAGCCCTGGTCTTCGTGGTTGGGCAAACGTTTAACTTTGCCTTGCAATCCCTTGGAGCGTTTATTCATTCACTGCGTTTGCAGTATGTAGAATTTTTTGGGAAGTTCTATGTTGGTGGTGGCAAAGAGTTTATCCCATTTGGAGTTATGAGAAGATATACTGAATTAATAGACGAGAAAGGAAGAAATCTTGATGATTGA
- a CDS encoding V-type ATPase subunit subunit G family protein, whose translation MAQSEIEMLKKAESDALKMVGSARSNAEERIKKAQKDAEELVLQKRKEAIDAVQDAKEKAEKTATKEAEKIRRQGEKEAERIKRQAERKVAEAVRYIVEKVTGGI comes from the coding sequence GTGGCGCAAAGCGAGATTGAGATGCTCAAAAAGGCAGAATCCGATGCACTGAAGATGGTGGGGAGTGCCAGGTCCAATGCCGAGGAGAGGATTAAAAAGGCGCAAAAAGATGCCGAAGAGCTCGTCCTCCAGAAGAGAAAAGAAGCGATAGACGCTGTTCAGGATGCCAAAGAAAAGGCAGAGAAAACAGCGACAAAGGAGGCGGAGAAAATCAGACGACAGGGAGAAAAAGAGGCGGAAAGAATTAAAAGACAGGCAGAGCGCAAGGTCGCAGAAGCCGTTAGATATATCGTCGAAAAAGTGACAGGAGGGATATAG